Genomic DNA from Vanessa atalanta chromosome 17, ilVanAtal1.2, whole genome shotgun sequence:
GTAAAATATGATTTCTTCTGtcctttgattatattttatttatacaaataaaagcttgtattatatttttgaatatattttatttgttctaaactttgatcattattaatattctatcaaaaatgttataagaaaaattaaaattttaaagctgTCTCTATTTTAGTAGTTAGAACTATGcatgttaattattatgctaCTTAAACATTCGAATTAAGAAAACCTTCGTATATTTCCTTGTATTTGTTGTCCGGATCGTATTTTTTCTTCAGTTCTTCCCAAAACGTGTTCTCGTGTTCACGAATATGGGCAACGACTATGCGTGCTTTGGTTTTTTGCGTTGCAGTACATTTCTCGCATCCAGTCTGCATGGCGTCTTTAATGTGCACTGAGAAAAGGAAAGAAAagcaaaattattgaaaaagacACTTactctattattaaatttaaatcaacggATATA
This window encodes:
- the LOC125070483 gene encoding allergen Tha p 1-like, yielding MKMLIFLFGFMLLSLSFADQYTDRYDDFDIKEVTSNRRLLSSYLKCVLDQGRCTPEGKELKLHIKDAMQTGCEKCTATQKTKARIVVAHIREHENTFWEELKKKYDPDNKYKEIYEGFLNSNV